The Pseudomonas sp. R4-35-07 nucleotide sequence GTGCGTCGCGAGCTGGAAGCGCTCAATAACCAGGTGCAGATCAATACGACCCTCGGCCAGTCCGGCAAGGCCGGCGACCTGGAAGCCAGGATCGCTGCCGTGGAGCAGAGCGTGCTCAGCCGTGTGCAGGGGCTCAGCGCGATGGCTACCCAGCCTGAGCAGGTTGCGGCCTTCGACACCAAGCGTGACGAACTGATTGCCGCGTTCAAGGCTCAGCAACAGGAAACCTCACTGCTCAACAAAAGTGCGTTGATCGGCAAATTGCTCAACCAGGCCCAGATACTCAGCCAGATCATCGCCAGTCAATCCGGCTTGAGCCGTGATCCCCAGAGCGATCTGCGCCAGCTCAGCGACCTGATCACCGCCGTCACTCCACAAGTCACTCAGCTGCTGGGGGAGGGCCGGGCGATGGGCGCGTATTCCCTCGGCCAGGGTTTTATCAATTCATCCTCCAGCACACGCTTCGACGAACTGCTGCAGCAGCTGGAAAAACTCCAGGGCGAATATGCCTTGAAGCTGCAGGACGCGCTTGGCGCCAGCCATGCCGCGCAGGCAGCACTCGATACTGCGGCGCAGGCCAGCCGGGCCAGCCTCAAGCAGGGTGCGGAGTTGTTCGAAGAACAAGTGGTGGTGGCTGAAACCCTCGACACACCGTGGCAGGGCTTTTACGACGGCGTCAGCCAACTGATCGCCAAGACCTATCAACTGGATGACGCCACCCTGGCATTCCTCAAGCAGCAACTGGAGCAACGCCTGGCACAAAAGCGCCTGCACATGCTGCTGCTGGTCACGGCGCTAGCGGCGGTGTTTGCGCTGATTTTCTATTTATACGCGGGCTTCTATGCGTCCACGCGCATGACCTTGCGTAGCCTCGGGGCGATGATGGACAAGGTCGCGGCGGGCGATATGACTGTCACCTTCGTTGCCGACAGTCGCGATGAACTGGGAGACCTGGGCCAGGTATTCAATGGCACCGTGGCCAAGATCCACGACTTGATCGAACGCGTCGGGCACACGGTCGCCCAGGTCGAGTTGCAAGCTGGGCAGGTACAAACGGTTTCGGCGCAGAGCAACCAGGCAGTGGCCGGCCAGCGCAGTCAGATCGAGCAGGTGGCGACGGCGATGAACCAGATGTCGTCCACCGCACAGGAAGTCGCGCGCAGTGCCGCCGTCGCCGCCGGCAGCGCCCGCAGTGTCAACGATGAAACCGTCAGCGGCCGTGGGCTGGTGCAATCCCAGCAAGGCAGCATCGCGCGCCTGGCCACGGAGATCGATGAGTCGGTGCGGGTGATCAACCAGTTGGCGGCCGACAGCCAGGCCATCAGCAGCGTC carries:
- a CDS encoding methyl-accepting chemotaxis protein codes for the protein MKRLLYPAVALMNRLSFGMKFSLISVLFLLPMLATNYFLVRDAWAEFQGTRIELQSLDLLGSSLMVRRELEALNNQVQINTTLGQSGKAGDLEARIAAVEQSVLSRVQGLSAMATQPEQVAAFDTKRDELIAAFKAQQQETSLLNKSALIGKLLNQAQILSQIIASQSGLSRDPQSDLRQLSDLITAVTPQVTQLLGEGRAMGAYSLGQGFINSSSSTRFDELLQQLEKLQGEYALKLQDALGASHAAQAALDTAAQASRASLKQGAELFEEQVVVAETLDTPWQGFYDGVSQLIAKTYQLDDATLAFLKQQLEQRLAQKRLHMLLLVTALAAVFALIFYLYAGFYASTRMTLRSLGAMMDKVAAGDMTVTFVADSRDELGDLGQVFNGTVAKIHDLIERVGHTVAQVELQAGQVQTVSAQSNQAVAGQRSQIEQVATAMNQMSSTAQEVARSAAVAAGSARSVNDETVSGRGLVQSQQGSIARLATEIDESVRVINQLAADSQAISSVLEVIKSIAAQTNLLALNAAIEAARAGEQGRGFAVVADEVRTLAQRTQQSTEEIEQMIGRLHSGVGAAVKAMGASHDTASGTVGQSEKVQQALENILGAVGMIVDQNQQIAAAVEQQTAVAHDIDQNIVAIHRAGEHAAQGADQTEAASRELSLQVTQLKQLIGAFRV